A genomic segment from Gammaproteobacteria bacterium encodes:
- a CDS encoding PEP-CTERM sorting domain-containing protein has translation MASANPIASASFGGTLTASLSVTSSDGLFPVLDDIDITVSSVAVPEPGALGLLAAGLAAMGFIRHRRGNKASRRKLLSRHDNVKTE, from the coding sequence TTGGCCAGTGCCAACCCAATTGCATCTGCATCGTTTGGCGGTACTTTGACGGCAAGTCTCAGCGTCACATCCTCGGACGGTCTTTTCCCAGTTCTAGATGATATTGACATTACAGTTTCGTCGGTTGCTGTTCCCGAACCCGGCGCTCTCGGCCTGTTAGCCGCTGGGCTGGCAGCAATGGGTTTCATTCGGCATAGACGAGGAAACAAAGCAAGCAGGCGCAAATTGTTAAGCAGGCACGACAACGTCAAAACTGAATGA